From the genome of Solanum pennellii chromosome 6, SPENNV200:
TGGAGTTTATGTGTTGCACTACCGATGTGGGAATAATATGTTGGCCCCTGACACAGCTTCGCTGACTATTATGCAAATCTCTAAGGctcaaatacaataaaatttgtgttagattttgaagtttttgatgcattatacaaaaaataataattattcactaattaattttaaggtGTAGACAATTATATTCGTAGAAATTATTCCAATTCTCATAGAAATCGAGGTTTTATATCggataaaaataacataaaatacaaaGTGAGACACAAGTATCTCGTATCTCgaagaagaatagaaaaaaaaaaaagacaagtatctcttaaaacaattttttctgcTTATTAATATTAGCCCTGTCCACTTATTACTAGATCTCTTATTATATACATAACTACTTTATAACTATTTAGGATAAGCATAAATAACCTTTAGTAACCATAACGAACTTCCAAATAACTCCTAATAACTGTAAGTAACCGTGTTGAGATTTTATCAAGAATGGTCAAATGGCAAATGGATATTTCTTCCAAGATAATGAAAGATTTTCTATTTGCACTGATAATGATTTACAGTAATGTGATATGAAGTTACTGAATCTTCGTCCTTTATGTTAAGAAGAATAATTCAAAGTTTAGTCCCAAAAGATTTCTATCGAGGAAATAGTGGATGAAACATTTTGTACTTTATAGTGAGATTTGGAAATCTTATGGAAAATAATTCATCGCGAAGCTCGTCGAGAATTCTCGAAAGCTTGAGGCGTGTCAAGGCAACATTAATATTTGAATTAGAAGTAATGATCAATCTGTGGAAGTAATGGTTTACTCAAATTTTAGCATTGTTGTAACAAAAGAGCACGATTTCCAACCAGACTTGGATTCCTATCTCCTGCATCCGCAGCTCGAGAAGCTATGGAAGGCTGTTAATCACGCTATAGTCACATGGCCATGCTTCATCAATCAGACTTGGATTCCTATCTCCTTGGATTCCTATCTCCTTAGAATTTAAGGATACAGTGGTACGAGCCTATAGAAAAGATCCTGTTCAAGTAAGGTCGTGACATGTGCTACTGGTACGAAGCCTCATAAATCTGGAGTTTATGTGTTGCACTACCGATGTGGGAATAATGGCCTCAATCAATGTGACAGAAATGAATTCAGTGCAACTCCATCAATCAAGAATGGCGATGCTCTCAGAGTCAATCAAATCAATTGCATTCAAGAAACAACAGATAACGAAAGAATACGAAAAGGGTGATGAAGTTGAAGTGGCAAGTCAAGAATTGGGCTTCATAGGCTCTTACTACGCAGCAACTATTATTTGTTCCACTGGCGACGATTACTACAGAATCAAGTACAAGACTCTGTTGACAGATGATGAATCTGAGCCACTAGAGGATGTTTTCTCTGCAGCCGAGATCCGCCCTGTTCCACCTCATCAACATGAAACAATGCCAGAAAATGGATTCCGTCTATACGATATGGTTGATGTATTTGACAACGATGGATGGTGGTTCGGATTTATCAGTGCGAAAGTTGGAGATGAGTACTATGTCTACTTCCCTACAACTGCAGATAACATTGCATATCCTCCTCATGTGTTGAGATTTCATCAAGAATGGTCAAATGGCAAGTGGATATTTCTTCCAAGATGTTGAAAGATTTTCGATTTGCACTGATCTTGATTTCAAGAAATTCTTGATTTACTGTAATTTGATATGAATGCGACTTGTTAATCATTCTCTTTACGCCAATTCTTCAAGTTAAGTCGCAAACTGTTATATTGCTTGCTGATATGTAATCTGTATAGTGAGAAACGAGAATACATGAATTTGTTACTCTGTTTTTGAGTTGAATTGTGCTATATAATAAGATGCATTACTTTTCGGTTATAATAAAAGTTGCAAAATTTCACTAGGAAATGAATAAGGTATTGCTATTAATGTCTTCacaagttttaattctgcacctGAATCAGACCTGATTCTTGACATAAATGGAAAAATTCTCCGAACACACACTACGTATTTCGTAGTCCCAGTAAATCACACATGTCAGTGGAATTTCTTTAGAAACAACTGGCAATGAGTAATGTCAACTTGGTTTAGTTCAAGAAAGGTATAATATGCATGTCTACTGATTTAAACATCACgatttatatgaaagatgaaCCGAGACGTTTGGCATTCAGCAGTGTCCCTCTTGTGttcaattttaaaaaggaaTTCACTTCTTAACATCGAAAAAATAATGATTAGTATAAGGCAATAAGTTGTTCTATAAAAGAACAATAATGTAATACCGCATGCCTACGctatgtttttattaatgaataacCGTATAAGTTATTAACTCCATTTTTTCCTAGTTTCCATATTTCAAGTCATTAGGAAGTAAACAATTAGGTAACTGAAAACCTAATTTCAAGTTCTATAAATTGACTTGCAAAGCCTCATAGTTCACACTTTTCATTCAATAGAAACAATCTTCCATTACTACTCTCAAAAATGGCAAGAATCAAAGTGACAGAAAGAAATTCAGAGGAACGTAGCGAATCGAGAAAGGAAATGCTCTCAGAGTTTATAAAAGCAATAGCATTCAAGAAACAACAGATAACAAAAGTATTTCAAAAGGGGGATGAAGTTGAAGTGGCAAGTCAAGTATATGGCTTCATAGGTTCTTACTACGAAGCAACTATTGTTTCTTCAATTGGCGCTTATCATTACAAAATCAAGTACAAGAATCTGTTGACTGATGATGAATCGGCACCACTGGAAGAGATGGTCACTTCAGCCGCGATCCGCCCTGTTCCACCTCATCGAGATGAAACAATGTCAGAAAACGGATTCCGTCTGTACGATATGGTTGATGTGTTTGCTAACGATGGATGGTGGTTTGGATTTATCAGTGGGAAAATTGGAGAAGAGTACTATGTCTACTTCCCTACAACTGCAGATAACATTGCATACCCTCGCGATGTATTGAGATTTCATCAAGAATGGTCAAATGGCAAATGGATATTTCTTCCAAGACGATGAAAGATTTTCGATTTGCACTGATAATGATTTACTGAATATACTGAATCTTTCTCCTTTATGTTAAAAGGAATTTCAAGTTTAGTCCCAAAAATTGCTTTGCTGATAAAGATTTGTATTGCGGAAATAGTCTATGAAATGTTTGAACTTTACAGTGAGAAATAAGAATCTATAATTTGTTACTCTGTTTTAGCCTTGAATTGTGCTCCATAATAAGATGCATTACTTTTCTGGACCCAAAAAAAGGTGTAATACGTGTGTCTACTGATCTAAGCATCGCGATTTTTCAGCACTCACAGGTGTGGTGATCAATCGGGTCAA
Proteins encoded in this window:
- the LOC107022462 gene encoding DUF724 domain-containing protein 3-like; protein product: MASINVTEMNSVQLHQSRMAMLSESIKSIAFKKQQITKEYEKGDEVEVASQELGFIGSYYAATIICSTGDDYYRIKYKTLLTDDESEPLEDVFSAAEIRPVPPHQHETMPENGFRLYDMVDVFDNDGWWFGFISAKVGDEYYVYFPTTADNIAYPPHVLRFHQEWSNGKWIFLPRC
- the LOC107022463 gene encoding DUF724 domain-containing protein 3-like; its protein translation is MARIKVTERNSEERSESRKEMLSEFIKAIAFKKQQITKVFQKGDEVEVASQVYGFIGSYYEATIVSSIGAYHYKIKYKNLLTDDESAPLEEMVTSAAIRPVPPHRDETMSENGFRLYDMVDVFANDGWWFGFISGKIGEEYYVYFPTTADNIAYPRDVLRFHQEWSNGKWIFLPRR